From Palaemon carinicauda isolate YSFRI2023 chromosome 29, ASM3689809v2, whole genome shotgun sequence, one genomic window encodes:
- the LOC137622166 gene encoding uncharacterized protein: METPEGEKKILRIAKALDAASKDLTQLRQIKDRNEIWKSLGEEGIDILWDLTQKIFNQEKMPEEWRRSLLIPIYKGKGNIQAYDRVPRQDLWRCMREKGVPEKYVRITRDMYERTEANVMTNIGLTESFPVNVGLYQGSALSLCVFDLVMNVVTPGIRDQSPWYMLFANGVILCSTRREVVEEKLEE, translated from the exons atggaaacaccggaaggagagaagaaaatattacgaattgctaaggccctagatgctgcatctaaagacctgacacagttAAGACAAATAAAAGATAGGAATG AGATATGGAAGAGTCtcggagaggaaggcatagatatcttgtgggacctgacgcagaagatcttcaatcaggaaaagatgccagaggaatggagaagaagcctactcatccccatctataaggggaagggaaacATTCAG gcatacgatcgagtaccacgtcaggacctgtggagatgtatgagagaaaagggagtccctgagaaatacgtaagaatcacccgaGATATGTATGAGAGGACAGAAGCAAATGTTATGACcaatataggcctaacagaaagttttccTGTAAATGTGGGACTATATCAGGGATCTGCATTGAGCCTGTGCGTATTTGACCTGGTCATGAATGTAGTAACACCAGGTAtcagagatcagtctccttggtataTGCTTTTTGCTAAtggtgttatactgtgtagcactagacgagaggtagtagaagagaaactggaggagtag
- the LOC137622165 gene encoding uncharacterized protein: protein MFNQTFVEWAGQKAVKLDEWLAAEEATTFAELQELFLLEDFKNNIPKDVRIHIDEFNIDNVNEAAKAADRFVLSHKHYGKKKTHWEAGVEKVEVIKGRESPSSPSRGARQARDIVCYKCGKKGHVKPHCPEVSKSVKPVMLMDCRSVPPVSSSLEGEVSGSMPYGKEFEDFVFRGIVKVGSEATDGNIVALLRDTGSSQSCILETSLPKDFSRKGQDFVLLGGFPDTVTSWPVEEVYLESPLVTGRLKLAVVSALPVIGVDLLIGNDVMQGSGTACALEGRKGASVVNERVMVNVKPVVPVTRAQSREEVKGGEADINLENCFQTKTQPKTKKDRQTLISAQKEDRELKSIYEETEQLKEQDDLSEASYVLKNDVLYRLIRPVTTSTDEEWKKDVVRHCKSCHQCQMVEKPNQKITKAPLILIPAVEEPFTQIVIDIVGPLPKTKTGFQYMLTIMDRTTRFPEVIPVRGIKSGIVIKHLMDFFSRYGLPREIQSDQGSNFTSREFQAKMNELGIKHNLASSYHPESQGILERFHSTLKNALTKYCLDHVEEWDKDLPLLLFASRSAPSESLGFSPFQMVYGHNVRGPLDLLREHWEGGSGKINSLYIWQWAQNNLTTSQTKVKTHYDRKSQVRNFEAGEQVLVLLPIPGQFRAQFVGPAVVKKKLNYVDYLVEIPGRRKKYQLCHINIMKKYFSRANTVKSVSAVVPKECNGQEVESKEYGWNGENSKILCNPDSLFKHLNAQEATDIKDLFIEHPTIFKDTPGLVRSLQHDVVLKPNAQPIRQTPYRLNPRKAEAVRKEVSYMLENDLITPSSSPWSSPVVLVKKENGQDRLCFDYRKVNDLTVADNFPLPRIEDCIDKIGNAKYISKLDLFKGYWQVPLTENAREISAFITPEGLFECKVMPFGMRNAASTFQRMMWMITNGLKGCVVYLDDIIIFSDNWKDHVDRIRALFHAIADAGLVINLSKCEFGKLELST, encoded by the exons atgtttaatcaaacattTGTAGAATGGGCAGGCCAGAAAGCAGTTAAACTTGACGAGTGGTTGGCTGCAGAGGAGGCAACTACATTTGCCGAGTTACAAGAACTGTTTTTGTTGgaggattttaaaaataacattcccaAAGACGTTCGCATCCATATTGATgaatttaacattgataatgtGAATGAGGCAGCAAAGGCAGCAGACAGGTTTGTTTTGTCACACAAGCATTATGGTAAGAAGAAAACTCATTGGGAAGCAGGTGTAGAAAAGGTGGAAGTAATAAAGGGTAGAGAAAGTCCTTCATCGCCTTCGAGGGGTGCGAGGCAGGCCCGCGACATTgtttgttataagtgtggtaagaaAGGTCATGTTAAGCCACATTGTCCTGAAGTAAGTAAGTCAGTTAAACCAGTTATGTTGATGGATTGTAGGTCAGTGCCGCCTGTGTCTTCTAGTCTTGAAGGAGAGGTGAGTGGGAGCATGCCTTATGGTAAGGAATTTGAAGACTTTGTCTTTAGAGGTATAGTGAAAGTTGGATCTGAGGCAACTGATGGTAATATCGTTGCATTGCTGCGGGATACTGGCTCGTCCCAGTCCTGCATTCTGGAAACCTCTCTCCCTAAAGATTTTTCACGGAAAGGTCAGGATTTTGTGTTGCTTGGGGGTTTCCCAGATACAGTAACATCTTGGCCTGTggaagaagtttatttggaatctccATTGGTAACTGGTAGGTTGAAACTGGCTGTAGTTAGTGCATTGCCTGTGATTGGTGTGGATTTGTTGATAGGCAATGATGTGATGCAAGGTAGTGGCACAGCCTGTGCATTAGAAGGTCGAAAGGGGGCTAGTGTGGTTAATGAACGTGTTATGGTAAATGTTAAACCTGTTGTTCCTGTAACCCGAGCCCAATCTAGAGAGGAAGTCAAAGGTGGAGAAGCTGATATAAATTTGGAAAACTGCTTCCAAACCAAAACTCAACCTAAGACAAAGAAAG ATAGGCAAACCCTAATTAGTGCTCAAAAAGAAGATCGCGAATTGAAAAGTATATATGAAGAAACAGAGCAGCTAAAGGAACAGGATGATTTAAGTGAAGCAAGTTATGTATTAAAGAATGATGTGTTATATAGATTAATTCGTCCAGTGACCACATCTACTGATGAAGAGTGGAAG aaagacgtAGTCAGACATTGTAAGTCATGTCACCAGTGCCAAATGGTTGAAAAACCCAACCAGAAAATTACTAAAGCGCCTTTAATTCTTATCCCAGCTGTTGAAGAACCATTCACGCAAATTGTTATTGACattgtgggtcctttacccaaaaccAAAACAGGTTTTCAGTACATGTTAACTATAATGGACAGAACCACTAGATTTCCCGAGGTAATACCTGTTAGAGGCATTAAGAGTGGTATCGTTATTAAGCATCTCATGGACTTCTTTTCTCGTTATGGTTTGCCTCGAGAGATTCAGTCGGATCAAGGTTCTAATTTCACTAGTAGGGAGTTCCAGGCTAAAATGAATGAACTTGGCATTAAACACAACTTGGCATCCTCATATCATCCCGAAAGTCAgggaatacttgaaagatttcactccactctgaagaatgctttgactaagtattgtttagaccatgttgaggaatgggataaagacttGCCTTTATTGCTTTTTGCTTCAAGATCAGCCCCTAGTGAATCtctgggtttttctccttttcagATGGTCTATGGACACAATGTGAGAGGGCCTCTTGATTTATTAAGGGAACATTGGGAAGGGGGTAGTGGTAAAATAAATTCACTTTATATTTGGCAATGGGCCCAAAATAATCTCACTACTTCACAAACTAAAGTGAAAACTCATTATGATAGAAAGTCTCAAGTTAGAAATTTTGAAGCAGGAGAACAAGTACTAGTGTTACTTCCTATTCCAGGTCAGTTCAGAGCTCAGTTTGTAGGTCCAGCAGTGGTTAAGAAGAAACTGAATTATGTTGATTATTTGGTGGAAATTCCAGGGAGGAGGAAAAAGTATCAGTTGTGTCATATtaacattatgaagaaatatttttccagaGCTAACACTGTTAAATCTGTTTCAGCTGTTGTACCTAAAGAATGTAATGGACAAGAAGTGGAAAGCAAAGAATATGGATGGAATGGCGAAAACTCTAAAATTTTGTGTAACCCAGATAGTTTGTTTAAACATCTGAATGCTCAGGAAGCTACTGATATTAAGGATTTATTCATAGAACATCCGACAATATTTAAGGACACTCCTGGTCTTGTGCGTAGTTTGCAACATGACGTGGTACTAAAGCCAAATGCCCAGCCAATTAGACAAACCCCTTACAGGCTAAATCCACGGAAAGCTGAAGCTGTGAGAAAGGAAGTCAGTTATATGTTGGAGAATGACTTGATAACACCAAGTagcagtccttggagttccccagttgtattagtgaaaaaggaaaatggacaaGACAGATTGTGTTTTGACTACAGGAAAGTAAACGACTTAACAGTTGCTGACAATTTCCCTCTCCCTCGCATAGAAGATTGCATAGATAAGATTGGTAATGCCAAGTATATTAGTAAGTTAGACCTTTTTAAAGGTTACTGGCAGGTTCCTCTGACTGAAAATGCACGAGAAATATCAGCATTTATAACACCTGAAGGTTTATTCGAATGTAAAGTCATGCCCTTTGGCATGCGTAACGCAGCCAGTACTTTCCAGAGAATGATGTGGATGATCACGAATGGATTGAAGGGTTGTGTAGTTTATCTGGacgatataattattttcagtgacAACTGGAAAGACCATGTCGATAGAATCAGGGCCTTATTTCATGCAATTGCTGATGCTGGTTTGGTGATAAACctttctaaatgcgaatttggAAAGCTGGAGTTATCTACCTAG